A part of Chroicocephalus ridibundus chromosome 5, bChrRid1.1, whole genome shotgun sequence genomic DNA contains:
- the RHOH gene encoding rho-related GTP-binding protein RhoH: protein MLDSIKCVLVGDSAVGKTSLLVRFTSETFPDDYRPTVYENTGVDVFMDGVQISLGLWDTSGSDAFKGIRPLSYQQADVVLMCYSVANHNSFLNLRNKWIGEIRSHLPRIPVLVVATQTDQRETGPYRSSCINSIDGKRLAQDVRAKGYLECSALSNRGVQQVFEYAVRTAVNQAKRQNRRKLFSINECKIF from the coding sequence ATGCTGGATTCAATCAAGTGTGTCCTGGTGGGAGACTCCGCAGTGGGGAAAACATCTCTCTTGGTACGTTTCACCTCTGAGACTTTTCCAGATGACTACAGACCCACTGTATATGAAAATACCGGAGTGGACGTCTTCATGGATGGTGTACAGATTAGCCTAGGTCTTTGGGACACATCTGGCAGCGATGCCTTCAAAGGCATTCGCCCCCTCTCATACCAACAGGCAGACGTGGTATTAATGTGCTACTCGGTGGCGAACCACAATTCCTTTCTAAACCTGAGGAACAAATGGATCGGCGAGATCCGCAGCCATTTGCCCCGCATCCCCGTTTTGGTAGTGGCTACTCAGACTGACCAGCGCGAGACGGGGCCTTACCGTTCCTCCTGCATCAACTCAATAGACGGGAAGCGTCTTGCCCAGGACGTGCGAGCCAAAGGCTACTTGGAGTGCTCTGCCCTCAGCAACCGAGGGGTGCAGCAGGTGTTTGAGTACGCCGTGCGGACAGCAGTCAATCAAGCCAAAAGGCAGAACAGGCGGAAGCTGTTCTCCATTAACGAGTGCAAGATCTTTTGA